The Acetobacteroides hydrogenigenes genome has a segment encoding these proteins:
- the trpC gene encoding indole-3-glycerol phosphate synthase TrpC translates to MSILKEIVANKQHEVSQRKRAVSLLELESMPNFTKECLSFKEHLLNPEKLGIIAEFKRKSPSKGIINANADVKDVTAGYQAGGASTLSVLTEIDYFNGSDIDLAEAKSVTSVPIIRKDFVVDIFQIAESKALGADAILLIAEVLEKEQMSEYLAYAHEIGLQALIEVHGESDLEKLPSAAQIIGINNRNLNTFDVNLSHSANMLNLLPKNVVKVAESGIASVEDYLPLKQIGFDAFLIGEFFMRNHNPGEACLNFTNAIRGAITAAKGKPSGL, encoded by the coding sequence ATGAGCATACTTAAAGAAATAGTAGCCAACAAGCAGCATGAGGTATCCCAGCGCAAGCGCGCTGTATCTCTGCTCGAATTGGAGTCGATGCCCAACTTTACGAAAGAGTGCCTATCGTTTAAGGAGCACCTTTTGAATCCTGAGAAGTTGGGGATAATTGCCGAGTTTAAGCGCAAATCTCCCTCCAAAGGAATTATTAATGCTAATGCTGATGTAAAGGATGTTACGGCTGGATATCAGGCAGGAGGCGCGAGCACACTTTCTGTTTTAACCGAAATAGACTACTTCAATGGCTCTGATATTGACTTGGCTGAAGCGAAAAGCGTTACCTCAGTTCCTATTATCCGAAAAGACTTTGTTGTAGATATCTTTCAAATTGCTGAATCGAAGGCTCTTGGTGCTGATGCTATTCTTTTAATTGCTGAGGTTCTTGAAAAGGAGCAGATGAGCGAATACCTCGCCTACGCTCACGAAATTGGGCTTCAGGCGCTCATTGAGGTACATGGCGAGTCTGACCTCGAGAAGCTACCATCGGCGGCACAGATTATTGGCATTAACAACCGTAATCTCAACACGTTCGATGTTAACCTAAGCCATTCTGCCAACATGCTAAACCTACTGCCAAAGAATGTGGTGAAGGTTGCAGAAAGCGGAATTGCATCAGTGGAAGATTATTTGCCCCTCAAACAAATAGGTTTTGACGCATTTCTTATTGGCGAATTCTTTATGCGCAACCACAATCCAGGCGAAGCCTGCCTTAACTTCACAAACGCCATAAGAGGCGCAATTACGGCAGCAAAAGGCAAACCTTCGGGATTGTAG
- a CDS encoding bifunctional phosphoribosylanthranilate isomerase/tryptophan synthase subunit beta, translating into MGTKRIYTANFQLKVCGITQAENAIEVAKLNPTMMGFILYPKSKRCVSLEQANSIADLLPKHIKKVAVVVNEPLEKVIQLAESTLFDFIQLHGNESPEYCQTVSKHIHVIKAFGIEKQLPDNLEEYANCCTYFLFDTKTENFGGAGKQFDHKILDSYHLNVPFLLSGGIDLDSIDRILTYSNKQLAGIDVNSRYEDEPGIKNIEKLSNLIKRLRPMIKKVSKEGYYGNYGGAYIPEMLQKNVSELAENYQRIIDDPSFIEDFQSLLKDYVGRPTPLFHAKKLSAKYGYKIYLKREDLCHTGSHKLNNVIGQALLAKRLGKKKIIAETGAGQHGVASATVAALLGMECTVFMGEVDIQRQYPNVMRMKMLGATVIPATSGTKTLKDACNEAIRYWISHTEDTHYLIGSAIGPHPYPDMVAQFQSVISEEIAKQLQEKEGRSYPDAVIACVGGGSNAVGAFYHFIDDERVELYGAEAGGCGADTDETAATLTIGTDGIIHGTRTILMQTEDGQVCDAHSISAGLDYPGVGPLHAHLHSIKRGTYLPITDQEALDAAFELTREEGIIPALESSHALALLPKLKMKPTDIVVVNLSGRGDKDMQTYIDLMNSGKK; encoded by the coding sequence ATGGGCACGAAAAGGATATATACTGCGAATTTTCAACTTAAGGTTTGCGGCATAACGCAAGCAGAGAATGCTATTGAGGTTGCCAAGCTTAACCCAACGATGATGGGCTTTATCCTTTACCCTAAATCGAAAAGATGTGTGAGCCTTGAGCAAGCAAACAGCATTGCTGATTTGCTTCCTAAGCATATAAAGAAGGTTGCGGTAGTAGTAAATGAGCCGTTAGAAAAGGTAATACAACTAGCTGAAAGCACATTGTTTGACTTCATTCAGCTACACGGGAACGAGAGCCCTGAATATTGCCAAACTGTGAGCAAGCACATACACGTTATTAAGGCTTTTGGTATAGAAAAACAGCTGCCTGACAATCTCGAAGAGTATGCCAATTGCTGCACCTACTTTCTCTTCGACACCAAGACAGAGAATTTTGGAGGAGCAGGAAAACAGTTTGATCATAAAATACTTGATAGCTACCATTTGAACGTGCCATTTCTCCTTAGCGGTGGCATCGATTTAGATAGTATTGATAGAATACTTACCTACAGCAACAAGCAGCTTGCAGGTATAGATGTAAATAGCAGGTACGAGGATGAACCTGGAATAAAAAACATAGAGAAGTTGAGCAACTTAATAAAAAGACTACGACCAATGATAAAGAAGGTAAGCAAAGAGGGTTACTACGGTAACTATGGAGGTGCATACATCCCTGAGATGCTGCAAAAGAATGTTTCGGAACTAGCAGAGAACTACCAACGAATAATAGATGACCCTTCGTTTATCGAAGATTTCCAATCGCTTTTAAAGGATTACGTTGGAAGACCAACTCCGCTATTCCATGCAAAGAAGCTTTCGGCAAAGTACGGCTACAAAATCTACCTAAAGCGCGAGGATTTATGCCATACTGGATCACATAAGCTCAACAACGTAATTGGGCAGGCGCTGCTCGCCAAGCGTTTGGGAAAGAAGAAGATTATTGCCGAAACAGGTGCAGGTCAGCACGGGGTGGCATCGGCAACCGTGGCAGCGCTACTCGGCATGGAGTGTACCGTTTTCATGGGTGAAGTAGACATACAGCGACAGTATCCTAACGTTATGCGCATGAAGATGCTAGGTGCAACGGTAATACCAGCAACTTCGGGCACGAAAACCCTTAAGGATGCCTGCAACGAGGCTATCCGTTACTGGATATCGCACACCGAGGATACCCACTACCTAATTGGATCTGCAATCGGACCACATCCCTATCCCGATATGGTTGCACAGTTCCAGTCTGTTATTAGCGAGGAGATCGCGAAGCAGCTGCAAGAAAAGGAAGGCAGAAGCTATCCTGATGCCGTAATTGCATGCGTTGGAGGTGGAAGCAATGCAGTTGGCGCCTTCTACCACTTTATCGATGACGAAAGGGTTGAGCTATACGGTGCCGAAGCTGGTGGCTGTGGCGCCGATACCGACGAGACTGCCGCTACGCTAACCATCGGCACCGATGGAATTATCCACGGAACAAGAACCATCCTTATGCAAACCGAGGATGGACAGGTATGCGATGCTCACTCTATTTCGGCAGGGCTGGATTACCCCGGCGTAGGTCCGCTGCATGCGCACCTGCATAGCATTAAACGTGGCACCTACCTTCCTATTACCGATCAGGAGGCGCTAGATGCGGCATTCGAGCTTACCCGCGAGGAAGGAATTATCCCCGCACTAGAATCTTCGCATGCGCTTGCCCTTCTTCCTAAGCTAAAGATGAAGCCAACCGACATTGTGGTGGTTAACCTTTCGGGAAGAGGCGACAAGGATATGCAAACGTACATCGACCTGATGAATTCGGGAAAGAAATAG
- the trpA gene encoding tryptophan synthase subunit alpha, whose product MNRIQSLFANKKRGILSVYFTAGYPNLNDTVPTLEAFEKHGVDMVELGIPYSDPLADGPTIQESSTIAIRNGMRIEVLLSQLKEVRQKVSIPIVLMSYFNPTYLYGFERFCKQASEAGVDGLIIPDLPAYEYETTYKPIVERYNLSFNMLITSDTPDERIRKIDELTNGFIYMVSSAATTGGTSSMSDAQMDYFKRVSEMKMNNPLMVGFGVHNQQTFAEATTYCNGAIIGSAFIRAQKNGEDVDTTVKKFVSSITGNQ is encoded by the coding sequence ATGAATAGAATACAGAGCCTATTTGCCAATAAAAAGAGAGGAATCCTGTCGGTTTACTTTACGGCAGGATACCCCAACCTTAACGATACAGTTCCAACCCTCGAAGCCTTCGAAAAGCATGGGGTTGACATGGTGGAGCTGGGCATACCCTACTCCGATCCTTTAGCTGATGGTCCCACCATTCAGGAGTCGTCGACCATTGCAATTCGTAACGGGATGCGTATTGAGGTGCTACTAAGCCAGCTTAAGGAAGTTCGCCAAAAGGTGAGCATCCCCATTGTGCTGATGAGCTACTTCAACCCAACCTACCTTTACGGATTCGAGCGCTTCTGCAAGCAAGCATCGGAGGCGGGTGTCGATGGGCTTATTATCCCCGATTTGCCCGCTTACGAGTACGAAACTACCTACAAGCCGATTGTTGAGCGATACAACCTATCGTTTAACATGCTCATCACCTCCGATACGCCCGACGAGCGAATCAGAAAGATCGATGAGCTTACCAACGGCTTCATCTACATGGTTAGCTCGGCGGCAACTACCGGTGGCACATCGAGCATGTCCGACGCCCAGATGGACTACTTTAAGCGAGTATCGGAAATGAAGATGAACAACCCCTTAATGGTTGGATTTGGGGTGCACAACCAGCAGACATTCGCCGAGGCAACCACCTACTGCAACGGAGCCATAATTGGCAGCGCCTTTATCCGTGCGCAGAAAAACGGCGAAGATGTTGATACAACCGTAAAAAAGTTTGTTTCATCAATTACAGGCAATCAATAA
- the trpS gene encoding tryptophan--tRNA ligase, which yields MENNDKMEYGTYEAAVEKSNKLEKDIIANPLNYRVLTGDRPTGKLHIGHLFGSLQNRVRLQGLGVPTFIVIADYQVLTDRNTFEQISQNVKELTIDYLAAGLDPEKGRTVIFPHSHVPELNQLLLPFLTLVSNAELNRNPTVKEEIQASGQKSINAGMYTYPVHQAADILFCKGNVVPVGKDQLPHLELTRTIARRFNERFAGGQIIFPEPQPLLSKATMILGLDGSQKMSKSRNNAIMLSATEDETAQLIKRAKTDSERLITFEPERRPEVANLLNLISLSTGEAPEAIAARIGEGGGGMLKKMLTESLNDYLRPHRERRKQLEADPEYIREVLRHGISQAREIASQTLSEVRKAMNMEI from the coding sequence ATGGAGAATAACGATAAAATGGAGTACGGCACCTACGAAGCGGCCGTTGAAAAAAGCAACAAGCTCGAAAAGGACATCATTGCAAATCCTTTAAACTACCGAGTTCTAACAGGCGATAGGCCCACAGGAAAGCTGCACATAGGCCACCTATTTGGCTCTTTACAGAACCGTGTTCGGCTACAGGGGCTTGGCGTTCCTACGTTTATTGTAATTGCCGACTACCAGGTGCTCACCGACCGTAACACCTTCGAGCAAATTTCGCAGAACGTAAAGGAGCTAACCATCGACTACCTGGCAGCAGGGCTCGACCCTGAAAAGGGACGTACCGTGATATTCCCACACAGCCACGTGCCCGAGCTCAACCAGCTGCTCCTGCCCTTCCTTACGCTGGTATCGAACGCCGAGCTTAACCGCAACCCTACCGTTAAGGAGGAGATTCAGGCATCGGGACAGAAGAGCATTAACGCAGGAATGTACACCTACCCTGTTCACCAGGCGGCAGATATCCTGTTCTGCAAGGGAAATGTTGTTCCGGTAGGAAAAGACCAGCTGCCCCACCTGGAGCTTACCCGTACCATTGCCCGTCGCTTCAACGAGCGCTTTGCCGGTGGTCAGATTATCTTCCCCGAGCCACAGCCGCTGCTGAGCAAGGCTACCATGATCCTTGGTCTCGACGGTTCTCAAAAGATGAGCAAGAGCCGCAACAACGCCATCATGCTTTCGGCAACCGAGGATGAAACCGCACAGCTCATCAAGCGTGCAAAAACCGACTCCGAGCGCCTGATAACCTTCGAGCCTGAGCGCCGTCCGGAAGTGGCAAACCTGCTTAACCTTATCTCCCTATCTACCGGAGAAGCGCCAGAGGCAATTGCAGCGCGCATTGGCGAAGGCGGTGGCGGTATGCTTAAGAAGATGCTTACCGAAAGCTTGAACGACTACCTGCGTCCGCACCGCGAAAGGCGCAAGCAGCTCGAGGCCGACCCTGAGTATATCCGCGAGGTGCTACGCCACGGTATCAGCCAAGCCAGAGAGATTGCTAGCCAAACCCTTTCGGAGGTTCGCAAGGCAATGAATATGGAAATCTAG
- a CDS encoding KUP/HAK/KT family potassium transporter, with amino-acid sequence MSSQKNHGIKLSLSGLIITLGIVYGDIGTSPLYTFKAITSGLTVLKPEYIYGAISLVIWTLTVLTTIKYVTFTLKADNKGEGGIFSLFALIRRRVPKAYLLALIGGSALLADGIITPAITVTTAVEGLSVVNDKLPVIPIVIGIITALFMLQQFGTKFLGKSFGPIMFCWFMMLAVLGVSQIVQHPSVLKSINPYYGYILLRDYPGAILLMGAVFLATTGAEALYSDMGHVGVKNIRWSWLFVKVTLILNYMGQGAWVLEHPESFNKVSSIFYSLMPSWFIIPGIIMSTSAAVIASQALISGSFTLISEAMSLRFWPRQKLRYPSDVKGQVYVPSINWMLWAFCLFVVVYFGSSSRMEAAYGLAITITMLSTTILMSMWLRFKKANPLFIGLFLFVFLSIEGVFLFANVTKFMHGGWFSVVMALVFITIMYVWFNGRKIKNSFLLFIKIKQYIPLLHDISLDKTIPKYATHLVYITKANNTDEIESKIIYSIINKQPKRADVYWLLHVDVLDEPDVFEYKVTTFDEGKIYKVDLRLGFKVEPKIGIYFRQVIEDMVKNNEVDIISRYQSLRNHDIMGDFKYVFIDRIVNNDHDFTTHQKFVMQIYSVLRKMSIPDWKALGMDTSNVYVDAIPLNTDIRSKRIMRRCAEVLEEDEQCAGSTKDAVGNSF; translated from the coding sequence ATGAGTTCTCAGAAAAATCACGGTATTAAGCTTTCCCTTTCCGGCTTAATAATTACGTTGGGTATTGTTTATGGCGACATCGGAACATCGCCGCTGTACACCTTTAAGGCCATTACAAGCGGCTTGACGGTTCTAAAGCCCGAGTACATCTACGGGGCAATATCGCTGGTAATTTGGACGCTTACGGTATTAACCACGATTAAGTACGTAACCTTTACGCTAAAGGCCGACAACAAGGGCGAAGGCGGCATCTTTTCGCTGTTTGCGCTTATTCGTCGTAGGGTGCCAAAAGCCTACCTGCTGGCGCTTATTGGCGGCAGCGCGCTTTTGGCCGATGGCATCATTACCCCTGCGATTACCGTTACCACGGCGGTCGAAGGGCTTTCGGTGGTCAACGATAAGCTGCCCGTAATTCCAATCGTGATCGGGATTATTACCGCGCTGTTCATGCTGCAGCAGTTTGGCACCAAGTTTCTGGGCAAGTCGTTTGGCCCAATCATGTTCTGCTGGTTTATGATGCTGGCCGTACTGGGCGTGAGCCAAATCGTTCAGCATCCATCCGTTCTAAAGTCAATAAACCCCTACTACGGCTATATTCTGCTTCGCGACTATCCGGGAGCAATCCTACTAATGGGGGCGGTATTCCTGGCAACCACCGGAGCCGAGGCGCTCTACTCCGATATGGGGCACGTAGGGGTAAAGAACATCCGCTGGTCGTGGCTATTTGTCAAGGTTACGCTGATCCTAAACTACATGGGGCAGGGTGCTTGGGTTTTGGAGCATCCCGAGAGCTTTAATAAGGTTTCGAGCATCTTTTACTCGCTAATGCCCAGCTGGTTTATCATCCCGGGTATCATCATGTCTACTTCGGCGGCCGTAATTGCCAGTCAGGCGTTGATTAGCGGCTCGTTTACGCTGATCAGCGAGGCCATGTCGCTCCGCTTTTGGCCGCGCCAGAAGCTGCGCTACCCCTCGGATGTTAAGGGGCAGGTGTACGTTCCATCCATCAACTGGATGCTGTGGGCGTTCTGCCTGTTTGTGGTGGTATACTTCGGCAGCTCCAGCCGCATGGAGGCCGCCTACGGGTTGGCCATAACCATCACGATGCTTTCGACAACGATTCTGATGTCGATGTGGCTTCGCTTCAAAAAGGCAAATCCGCTCTTCATTGGCCTATTCCTGTTCGTTTTCCTATCGATTGAGGGCGTATTCCTTTTTGCCAACGTAACCAAGTTTATGCATGGCGGATGGTTCTCGGTGGTTATGGCGTTGGTCTTTATTACCATCATGTACGTGTGGTTTAACGGGCGCAAGATTAAGAACAGCTTCCTGTTGTTTATCAAGATAAAGCAGTACATCCCGCTGCTTCACGATATCTCGTTGGATAAAACCATCCCCAAGTATGCAACCCATTTGGTTTACATCACTAAGGCAAATAATACCGATGAAATCGAATCGAAGATCATCTACTCGATCATCAACAAGCAGCCTAAGCGTGCCGACGTTTACTGGCTCCTACATGTCGATGTGCTCGACGAGCCGGATGTTTTCGAGTATAAGGTAACCACGTTCGACGAGGGTAAGATCTACAAGGTCGATCTTCGACTCGGATTTAAGGTTGAGCCCAAGATTGGCATCTACTTCCGCCAGGTGATCGAGGATATGGTTAAGAATAACGAGGTGGACATTATCAGCCGATACCAGTCGCTCCGCAACCACGACATTATGGGCGACTTTAAGTACGTGTTTATCGACCGTATTGTTAACAACGACCACGACTTTACGACCCATCAGAAGTTTGTTATGCAAATTTACAGCGTGCTCCGCAAGATGAGCATTCCGGATTGGAAGGCGCTCGGCATGGACACCAGCAACGTATACGTAGATGCTATTCCTTTGAACACCGACATAAGGTCGAAGCGCATTATGCGCCGCTGTGCCGAAGTTTTGGAGGAAGATGAGCAGTGCGCTGGTAGCACTAAAGACGCGGTGGGGAATAGCTTTTAG